The Aquila chrysaetos chrysaetos chromosome 16, bAquChr1.4, whole genome shotgun sequence genome has a segment encoding these proteins:
- the FIBIN gene encoding fin bud initiation factor homolog, whose protein sequence is MPAALLLLWLGCVCGLCRGYFEGPLYPEMSNGTLHHYFVPDGDYEENDDPERCQLLFRVSEQRRCGAAAGGGGGGGGGGGGGGLSLREELTVLGRQVEDAGRVLEGIGKSISYDLDGEESYSTYLRRESAQISDAYSSSDRSLSELEGKFRQGQEQGGREEARLGDSFLGLLLHARALLRETRHISSGLRDKHDLLALTVRSHGARLSRLKNDYLRA, encoded by the coding sequence ATGCCGGCAGCGCTGCTCTTGCTGTGGTTGGGTTGCGTGTGCGGGCTCTGCCGCGGGTACTTCGAGGGCCCGCTGTACCCCGAGATGTCTAACGGGACCCTGCACCACTATTTCGTCCCCGACGGGGACTACGAGGAGAACGACGACCCCGAGCGGTGCCAGCTGCTCTTCAGGGTGAGCGAGCAGCGGCGgtgcggggcggcggcgggcggaggaggaggaggaggaggaggaggcggcggcggcgggctcaGCCTGCGGGAGGAGCTGACGGTGCTGGGCCGGCAGGTGGAGGACGCGGGCCGGGTGCTGGAGGGCATCGGCAAGAGCATCTCCTACGACCTGGACGGGGAGGAGAGCTACAGCACCTACCTGCGCCGCGAGTCCGCCCAGATCAGCGACGCCTACTCCAGCTCGGACCGGTCGCTGAGCGAGCTGGAGGGCAAATTCcggcaggggcaggagcaggggggCCGGGAGGAGGCCCGCCTGGGCGACAGCTTcttggggctgctgctgcacgCCCGCGCCCTGCTGCGGGAGACCCGCCACATCTCCAGCGGGCTGCGGGACAAGCACGACCTCCTCGCCCTCACCGTCCGCAGCCACGGCGCCCGCCTCAGCCGCCTCAAGAACGACTATCTCCGCGCCTGA